Proteins from a genomic interval of Methanobacteriaceae archaeon:
- a CDS encoding methanogenesis marker 7 protein gives MYETLTYTGGVHKNEEIKELIEDMGGFVLQENTLQMDIILTLAVPLEDVEKVKEKAKELMGTIKIAPMAGTEIAIVSPTLARHHLPHSACDISEYLRRFGAKDNMIGLARGAGKGISRISEDEKRLIEEHDLAVFALGSFEQCIKDKTHLFDDINIPVVVTGAPEMDVTDLPGADAYISDLGRIPRRLKRGEDIRALRKLVEVVEDILDSKRRDMAQDPPLVPSILLKTEIENQVPAIADVYSPTPVTSQLDGVRVKLNYEQYHEQIRQVKINKYYLDDISEISRSKMYDYILVKLLSESSIV, from the coding sequence ATGTATGAAACCCTAACTTACACTGGTGGAGTCCATAAAAATGAAGAAATAAAAGAGCTTATTGAAGATATGGGAGGTTTTGTACTCCAGGAAAATACTCTTCAAATGGACATAATTCTTACTTTAGCAGTACCTCTAGAAGACGTGGAAAAAGTCAAAGAAAAGGCCAAAGAGCTCATGGGAACAATTAAAATAGCGCCCATGGCCGGTACCGAAATTGCAATAGTATCTCCCACCCTGGCCCGCCATCACCTCCCTCATTCGGCTTGTGATATATCTGAATATTTAAGGCGTTTCGGGGCAAAGGATAACATGATTGGCCTGGCTCGAGGGGCAGGAAAAGGAATCTCTAGGATATCTGAGGATGAAAAAAGACTCATTGAAGAACATGACTTAGCGGTATTTGCATTAGGCAGCTTTGAACAATGTATAAAAGATAAAACACATCTTTTTGATGATATAAATATTCCAGTTGTAGTTACTGGTGCTCCTGAAATGGATGTTACAGATCTTCCTGGCGCGGATGCTTATATAAGTGATCTGGGTCGAATACCTCGTAGATTAAAGCGTGGTGAAGATATAAGGGCTCTCCGAAAACTGGTGGAAGTAGTGGAAGATATTCTTGATTCTAAAAGGCGCGACATGGCTCAAGATCCTCCTTTAGTTCCATCAATACTACTAAAAACTGAAATTGAAAATCAGGTTCCAGCTATTGCTGATGTATATTCGCCTACTCCTGTTACCAGTCAACTGGATGGGGTGAGAGTAAAATTAAATTATGAACAATATCATGAACAAATACGTCAAGTTAAGATAAATAAATACTATTTAGATGATATTTCGGAGATAAGTCGTTCAAAAATGTATGATTATATCTTAGTGAAACTTTTAAGTGAAAGCTCAATTGTTTAA
- the comB gene encoding 2-phosphosulfolactate phosphatase — MKVSLSLEKSNSNDLSIMVDVLRASTTITMALNHFKKVIPVVDHKEAIKIASEKEAVIAGERRGATLEGFDAGNSPIEIQKLKGETLVLTTSNGTRIMEGMKSKILVGCFTNAQAVAAAAKELVNEEIEVVMAGVEGRFAIEDFLGAGEIISNLQNENLDEYAQAAVMAVQDKDLVEYNILRSRSARRLIEIGFKKDVAFCLQRNISDNVAIFREHSLEKY, encoded by the coding sequence ATGAAAGTTAGTTTAAGCTTAGAAAAATCTAATTCCAATGATTTATCCATAATGGTAGATGTTTTAAGAGCAAGTACTACAATTACAATGGCTTTAAATCATTTTAAAAAAGTTATTCCGGTTGTTGATCACAAAGAAGCTATTAAAATCGCTTCTGAAAAGGAGGCCGTAATTGCAGGTGAACGTAGAGGTGCGACATTAGAGGGATTTGATGCTGGAAATTCACCTATTGAAATTCAAAAACTTAAGGGGGAAACTCTAGTACTTACTACTAGCAATGGAACGCGCATAATGGAAGGAATGAAATCCAAAATTTTGGTAGGGTGTTTTACTAATGCCCAAGCTGTTGCCGCCGCAGCCAAAGAATTGGTCAATGAGGAAATAGAAGTTGTTATGGCTGGTGTAGAAGGTCGTTTTGCCATTGAAGATTTTTTAGGGGCTGGAGAAATAATTTCAAATCTTCAAAATGAAAATTTAGATGAGTATGCTCAGGCCGCAGTTATGGCGGTTCAAGACAAGGATTTAGTGGAATATAATATTTTGAGATCACGTTCGGCACGGAGATTGATTGAAATAGGATTTAAAAAAGATGTTGCGTTTTGCTTGCAACGAAATATTTCAGATAATGTGGCCATATTCCGTGAACATTCACTTGAAAAATACTGA